From the genome of Candidatus Dadabacteria bacterium, one region includes:
- the gyrB gene encoding DNA topoisomerase (ATP-hydrolyzing) subunit B — MSAKAATRNEGYTSEQIKVLPGLEAVRKRPDMYIGDTSTRGFHHLVFEVVDNSVDEALAGFCTEVKTVIHDDGSITVSDNGRGIPVDKHEKTGKSGVEVVMTMLHAGGKFDGKVYKVSGGLHGVGVTVVNALSEFLELEIHRDGRIWKQRYEKGKAVTELRGDEKTDTSGTSITFKPDASIFEIDEFSHDTIAHRMRELAFLNSGLTMSLTDERTDKSQTFFYEGGISAFVGEMNERVRPLHPDVIHVSGEKSDTMIEIAFQYNDTYRENVLCYANNINNVEGGTHLAGFRGALTRTINKYAEDKGLLKNLKVQLSGDDVREGLTAVVSVKLPDPKFEGQTKTKLGNTYVKGIVETLLNERLSAFFEQNPQVAKRIVGKAIDSARARDAARKARELTRRKSALESGSLPGKLADCQEKDPTRCELFIVEGESAGGSAKQARSRLNQAVLPLKGKILNVEKARIDKMLGNEEIRTIISVLGTGIGEEDFDISKLRYHKIILMTDADVDGSHIRTLLLTLFYRSFRDVIERGYLYIAQPPLYKVRKGKTDRYIKDDTEYENHLLGLGIEGCAVKTGGNGTAKTLKAAGLTGFVRDSIRYGRRLEAIIRRGGHPKIVEAFAALPGFGADSLVPGGDLDGALEAVKKTLAARNPEITDIDWMIEEDPSDEGGVRVVYDFKENGAVARAEMDRELASSPEFADLARLGGSITDAGAGPYLVTEGEDERSFEMFSEVSDFIIERGKRGLFIQRYKGLGEMNPEQLWETTMNPETYTLRKVTLEDAEGAELMFQTLMGDEVEPRREFIEQNALKVSNLDV; from the coding sequence TTGAGCGCAAAAGCCGCAACCAGAAACGAAGGATACACATCAGAGCAGATAAAGGTTCTGCCGGGCCTTGAGGCCGTCAGAAAGCGCCCCGATATGTATATCGGCGACACCAGCACGAGGGGGTTTCACCACCTCGTTTTTGAGGTTGTGGACAACAGCGTTGACGAGGCGCTGGCGGGCTTCTGCACCGAGGTGAAGACGGTTATTCACGATGACGGCTCAATAACGGTTTCCGACAACGGCAGGGGCATTCCGGTTGACAAGCACGAGAAAACGGGCAAGTCCGGCGTTGAGGTCGTTATGACGATGCTGCACGCCGGCGGGAAGTTTGACGGCAAGGTTTACAAGGTTTCCGGCGGCCTTCACGGGGTCGGCGTTACGGTTGTGAACGCGCTTTCGGAGTTTCTTGAACTTGAGATACACAGAGACGGCAGAATCTGGAAGCAGAGATACGAAAAGGGCAAAGCCGTAACCGAACTGCGGGGCGATGAAAAGACCGACACCAGCGGGACGTCAATCACCTTCAAGCCGGACGCCTCCATATTTGAGATAGACGAGTTTTCCCATGACACCATCGCCCACAGGATGAGGGAGCTGGCGTTTCTCAACAGCGGGCTGACAATGTCGCTCACGGATGAGCGCACGGACAAGAGCCAGACTTTCTTTTACGAGGGGGGAATCTCCGCGTTTGTCGGGGAGATGAACGAGCGCGTCCGCCCGCTTCATCCCGATGTGATACACGTTTCGGGCGAGAAGTCCGACACGATGATAGAGATAGCCTTTCAGTATAACGACACCTACAGGGAGAATGTTCTGTGCTACGCCAACAACATTAACAACGTTGAGGGCGGCACTCATCTGGCGGGTTTCAGGGGCGCGCTGACGCGAACCATCAACAAATACGCCGAAGACAAGGGGCTTTTGAAAAACCTGAAGGTTCAGCTTTCGGGGGATGATGTGCGCGAAGGGCTTACGGCGGTTGTGAGCGTGAAACTGCCCGACCCCAAGTTTGAGGGGCAGACCAAAACCAAACTCGGCAACACCTATGTCAAGGGAATAGTGGAGACCCTTCTCAACGAGCGGCTTTCCGCATTTTTTGAGCAGAACCCGCAAGTGGCAAAGCGGATAGTGGGCAAGGCGATTGACTCCGCCCGCGCGAGGGACGCCGCCCGCAAGGCGAGGGAGTTGACCCGGCGCAAAAGCGCTCTGGAGTCCGGCTCTCTTCCGGGAAAACTTGCCGACTGTCAGGAGAAAGACCCCACCCGTTGCGAACTGTTCATAGTTGAGGGCGAGTCTGCGGGGGGGTCGGCAAAGCAGGCGCGTTCCCGGCTCAATCAGGCGGTTCTTCCGCTTAAGGGCAAAATCCTCAATGTGGAGAAAGCCCGCATAGACAAGATGCTCGGCAACGAGGAGATTCGCACCATCATAAGCGTTCTCGGAACGGGAATAGGCGAAGAGGACTTTGACATTTCCAAACTGCGCTACCACAAGATTATCCTGATGACGGACGCCGATGTTGACGGCTCGCACATACGGACGCTTCTGCTCACGCTGTTTTACAGAAGTTTCAGGGATGTGATAGAGAGGGGGTATCTTTATATCGCCCAGCCGCCGTTATACAAGGTGAGAAAGGGAAAAACCGACCGCTATATCAAGGATGACACCGAGTATGAAAACCATCTGCTTGGCCTCGGCATTGAGGGCTGCGCGGTCAAGACCGGCGGCAACGGAACTGCAAAAACCCTGAAGGCGGCGGGGCTGACCGGTTTTGTGCGGGACTCAATCCGCTATGGCAGGCGGCTTGAGGCGATAATCAGAAGGGGCGGGCATCCCAAAATCGTTGAGGCGTTTGCCGCCCTGCCCGGTTTCGGCGCGGACTCCCTTGTGCCGGGCGGCGATTTGGACGGGGCGCTTGAGGCGGTAAAGAAAACCCTTGCGGCGCGCAACCCGGAGATAACGGACATAGACTGGATGATAGAGGAAGACCCCTCGGATGAGGGGGGTGTCCGGGTGGTTTATGATTTCAAGGAAAACGGCGCGGTTGCCCGCGCGGAGATGGACAGGGAGCTTGCCTCCTCGCCCGAATTTGCCGACCTTGCGCGTCTCGGCGGCTCAATAACGGATGCGGGAGCGGGTCCCTATCTTGTTACCGAGGGGGAGGATGAGCGGTCGTTTGAGATGTTTTCCGAGGTTTCGGACTTCATAATTGAGCGCGGCAAGAGGGGGCTTTTCATACAGCGATACAAAGGCCTCGGAGAGATGAACCCCGAGCAGTTGTGGGAAACCACAATGAACCCTGAAACCTACACGCTCAGGAAGGTTACGCTTGAGGATGCGGAGGGGGCGGAACTTATGTTTCAGACCCTGATGGGCGATGAGGTTGAGCCGAGGCGCGAGTTTATAGAACAGAACGCGCTGAAAGTCAGCAATCTGGATGTTTAA